Proteins from a genomic interval of Chanodichthys erythropterus isolate Z2021 chromosome 8, ASM2448905v1, whole genome shotgun sequence:
- the LOC137024761 gene encoding membrane-spanning 4-domains subfamily A member 15-like isoform X1 has translation MSSTVIPTNSGTLIIQFQQPEQTAPAERGTNASVTVHVPQAASLPPGLQAFLKGEPKALGTVQIMIGLLILLLGIVSTVQSIFVIWGIPYWGSLFYITAGSLSIAAENALHVKGTSSLCLVKGSLGMSIMSAINAGISISILSMELSIGSLNSSHSDVKYRTLCEGITGVFLVFTLLEFIISICLSAFACKANACCSPQVLNVHHVVIPQSYQTHNLNQSEVPLVSVSSMPHHPAENPPQYSEITAECNDCLKSGAHGLHQRLCFLLSDALPGLNCSGLQLFV, from the exons ATGTCCAGTACCGTCATACCCACAAACTCTGGGACGCTGATCATCCAGTTTCAGCAACCAGAACAAACGGCACCAGCTGAAAGAGGGACAAATGCTTCAGTGACTGTTCATGTCCCACAGGCAGCTTCACTTCCTCCAGGACTTCAGGCATTTCTGAAAGGAGAACCAAAAGCACTTGGG ACTGTCCAGATAATGATCGGCCTGCTGATTCTCCTGCTTGGCATTGTGTCTACAGTCCAATCCATCTTTGTTATTTGGGGTATTCCTTACTGGGGATCTCTCTTC tACATTACCGCAGGATCACTGAGCATTGCTGCAGAAAATGCACTCCATGTCAAAGGAACCTCCAGTCTGTGTTTG GTGAAAGGTTCACTTGGAATGAGCATCATGAGTGCTATAAATGCAGGCATTTCCATTTCTATACTTTCAATGGAATTGTCTATAGGATCATTGAACTCTTCTCATTCGGATGTCAAGTATAGG ACCCTCTGCGAAGGGATCACTGGTGTGTTCTTGGTATTCACTCTCCTTGAGTTCATCATCTCCATCTGTCTGTCAGCATTTGCTTGTAAAGCCAACGCCTGCTGTTCTCCTCAG GTGCTGAATGTTCACCATGTTGTAATTCCCCAGTCCTATCAGACACATAATCTTAACCAGTCAGAG GTTCCTCTGGTCAGCGTCTCTTCCATGCCTCACCATCCTGCAGAAAATCCCCCACAATACAGTG aaatCACTGCAGAGT GCAATGACTGCCTGAAGTCTGGAGCCCATGGACTTCACCAGAGACTGTGTTTCCTCCTTTCTGATGCTTTGCCAGGCCTTAACTGCAGCGGTCTTCAGTTGTTTGTTTGA
- the LOC137024761 gene encoding membrane-spanning 4-domains subfamily A member 15-like isoform X2 encodes MSSTVIPTNSGTLIIQFQQPEQTAPAERGTNASVTVHVPQAASLPPGLQAFLKGEPKALGTVQIMIGLLILLLGIVSTVQSIFVIWGIPYWGSLFYITAGSLSIAAENALHVKGTSSLCLVKGSLGMSIMSAINAGISISILSMELSIGSLNSSHSDVKYRTLCEGITGVFLVFTLLEFIISICLSAFACKANACCSPQVLNVHHVVIPQSYQTHNLNQSEVPLVSVSSMPHHPAENPPQYSEITAECKTKKGGILPPLYRSLAFKAMTA; translated from the exons ATGTCCAGTACCGTCATACCCACAAACTCTGGGACGCTGATCATCCAGTTTCAGCAACCAGAACAAACGGCACCAGCTGAAAGAGGGACAAATGCTTCAGTGACTGTTCATGTCCCACAGGCAGCTTCACTTCCTCCAGGACTTCAGGCATTTCTGAAAGGAGAACCAAAAGCACTTGGG ACTGTCCAGATAATGATCGGCCTGCTGATTCTCCTGCTTGGCATTGTGTCTACAGTCCAATCCATCTTTGTTATTTGGGGTATTCCTTACTGGGGATCTCTCTTC tACATTACCGCAGGATCACTGAGCATTGCTGCAGAAAATGCACTCCATGTCAAAGGAACCTCCAGTCTGTGTTTG GTGAAAGGTTCACTTGGAATGAGCATCATGAGTGCTATAAATGCAGGCATTTCCATTTCTATACTTTCAATGGAATTGTCTATAGGATCATTGAACTCTTCTCATTCGGATGTCAAGTATAGG ACCCTCTGCGAAGGGATCACTGGTGTGTTCTTGGTATTCACTCTCCTTGAGTTCATCATCTCCATCTGTCTGTCAGCATTTGCTTGTAAAGCCAACGCCTGCTGTTCTCCTCAG GTGCTGAATGTTCACCATGTTGTAATTCCCCAGTCCTATCAGACACATAATCTTAACCAGTCAGAG GTTCCTCTGGTCAGCGTCTCTTCCATGCCTCACCATCCTGCAGAAAATCCCCCACAATACAGTG aaatCACTGCAGAGTGTAAGACCAAGAAGGGAGGGATTCTTCCACCTTTATATCGCTCCCTAGCCTTCAAG GCAATGACTGCCTGA